TCTCTTTTAATGGCTCAAGCATTGTGTAATCTACACCTTCCACATCCACGAAGTTCTTCGGTGTAATTGTATTTGACAGTAAATCTTGCGGATTGTAAGGCTCAATCGTTAACATTGCCGATACACGATCAAGTGCATGATAAAGTGATTTACGGAAATCTTTATTGTTTACTGCTACTTTCCAGTTTTCTGGCTCATACTCTGCATCATATTGAGGATCAAAGTTTAATGCATAGAAGTATGTGTAGAAGTTATTTGTGTTTTGGCGTACTAAATCTTTTTTGTCATCACTGTTTAGCCATTCATCCAAAATTGACGTCGGGATTAATGCCCCGTCAATCTCATCGCGTAGGAACAGTTCAGGTGCAACTGTCGCTGCTTCTTTATTGTACTTATAGCGGATACGATCGATTTTCACTGTTTCTTTATCCCAGTAAGCATCGTTTTTCACAAGTACACGCTCATTTTGAGGTTCGAATTTATCTAAAATATATGCGCCGTTATATAAAATATTCTCACGAGTCGTTCCGAATGCCTCGCCTTTTTCAGCTAAGAACTCGCCGTTTACAGGGAAGAAACATACGTAGTTCAGCATCGATAAAAAGTATGGTGTCGGAGCTTCCAATGTATATTCAAGCGTTGTTTCATCAATCGCTTTAATACCTACTTGCGAGAAATCCGTTACTTCGCCATTGTAAAAAGCATCACCATTTTTCACGACTGTTGCAATCCACGCTGTCGAAGATTCGTTCTTCGCATCAAGCACATAATTTAAGCCATCTACAAAGTCCTGTGCTACAACATTTTCTACATCTTTTCCTTCATGGTCTACCCACTTTACGTCATCACGAAGTTTGAATGTCCATACAGTTGCATCTTCATTGGATTCCCAGCTTTCTGCTAATCCTGGCTTAACAACGCCATATTCATCATATTCTATTAATCCTTCTACTAAATTCGCCGATAATGCAAATTCATTTGTTTCTGCTGTTTTTAAATAGTTCAGTGTTTTAATTTCACCTGAGTACACTGTTCGATATTCCGATGTTTCACCAGAATCCGATGAATCACCGCAAGCTGCTAGTACGAGTACGAACATACAAAGTAATGCTAACAAAGATTTTTTCAAAGTCATTTCCCCCATTTCTCTTTTCTATCTTTTTCTATTTGGCTAAGTAAGCCTCTATGAATAACCCGATACCGGGAGCATCAATCATTTGAATGTTTTCCCCTTCGAAAATCGGCCCCCCTTCAATTGGATCTTCACTGCACAAACTTGGTCCATCTAAATCAACCATTGTGACATTTTTGCTTGCTGCAGCAAAATGGGCAGCTGCACTGACACTGATTTTTGTTTCAAGCATACAGCCAATCATACAAGCGATACCATTTGCCTCTGCAATGTGGTTAATTTGCTGCGCTTTAGAAATGCCCCCTGTTTTCATCAGCTTAATATTTATTAAATCCGCGGCCCGCTTTTCAATGACCTCGATCGCTTGCTTTGGAGAAAATACACTTTCGTCTGCCAAAATATTTGTATACGTATTGTTTGTAACATATTGCATGCCCTTTATATCACTATAATGGACAGGCTGCTCAACGAGTTCGATATCCGCGCCTTTATCCTCAAGCTGTCCAATAATTTTTACAGCTTCTTTTGCTGTCCATCCTTGATTGGCGTCAACCCTTAATGTAATATCAGGTCCTACTGCTTTTCGAATTGCCATGACCCGTTCAACATCTTCTACCGGATTTTTTCCGACTTTCACTTTTAAAATGGAAAAGCCCCGTTTAACAGCTGCTATACTGTCTCTCACCATCTCATCGGTTTCATTCACACTAATGGTGATGTCCGTTGTAATATTCTTTTTGTAGCCGCCCAGCAATTTAAATAGGGGAGCATTGTATTGTTTTGCCCATAAATCATAAAGCGCAATTTCGACTGCTGCTTTAGCACTCGTATTCTGGTAGAGACACGCATCGATCTTTTGACAAAGCAGTGCAATTTCATCAATTTCGATCCCAGTTATTGATGGTGCAATCACCTCTTCTATTGCATAACGAATCGATGAAAGCGTCTCTCCTGTAATGACATGGGTCGGCGCAGCTTCGCCAATGCCGATCAGCCCGTTGTCGGTATAAATTAATACGGCAATATTTCGGATACTATGTACTGTGCGTAAAGCTGTTTTAAACGGGGTAATAAGAGGTGCCTCGACAAACCCCACCTCAACCTTTGATATTTTCATAAATTCACCTGCTTCAAGTTAAAAATTGCAACAGTCTCAACACTTCAAAATAATCGTTCGTTTCGAACTGGACTGTATTATGCGGTTTAAATGTTGCACCTGGATAAAACGAATTCCGGTAGGCTTTAATATGATCTTTATAAATAATTTCCACTGTAAAGTGTTTCGGCAACTCTATTTGAAGCTTTGTACGTTCAATCTTCATTGCCTGTTCTACAAGCTGTTTTGTCTGTTTTAATGTTGTTTGAGGGCTTACATTGATTGTTGCATGACCGATTCCCTCTTTTGTTGCGAATGTGACGATTTGGTTATTGTATCGGGCGATATGTTCTGTCAACGCCTGATCTCCGCTGACAAAAGCAACCGGTACATCATGGAGGGCTGCTGCATATGTATTTATTAAAAACTCACTGGCATATTCGCCGTTTATTTTGACATCGGCCAATAAACTTAGTGTATGGGCCAAAGGATTCTTTTCACTGCCGCCTTCACTGTGATAGCCGATAAAAATTGCCCTGTCAAAACTGCTGTCCAACCCCGCAACCATACACATCGGCTCTTGCGTCCAGCCACGAATAATTTTTACATTCTCAGGCAGATTTTCAATCAAAATATTTCGGCCGGAATCATGCGCATCTTTCAAAAGGATTTCCGTAGCGCCACCTGCAAATGCCCCTTCAATGGCGGCAAGCACTTCTTTTGTCATTTGTTTTTGAAACTGGGCGTAATCCGGAGCGTTCAGTTCCGTTTCACTCCATACCGTTGTGCCGGTTATCCCCTCGATGTCTGCACTTATATACACTTTCATTTATAACGAT
This genomic window from Solibacillus sp. FSL R5-0449 contains:
- a CDS encoding peptide ABC transporter substrate-binding protein, producing MKKSLLALLCMFVLVLAACGDSSDSGETSEYRTVYSGEIKTLNYLKTAETNEFALSANLVEGLIEYDEYGVVKPGLAESWESNEDATVWTFKLRDDVKWVDHEGKDVENVVAQDFVDGLNYVLDAKNESSTAWIATVVKNGDAFYNGEVTDFSQVGIKAIDETTLEYTLEAPTPYFLSMLNYVCFFPVNGEFLAEKGEAFGTTRENILYNGAYILDKFEPQNERVLVKNDAYWDKETVKIDRIRYKYNKEAATVAPELFLRDEIDGALIPTSILDEWLNSDDKKDLVRQNTNNFYTYFYALNFDPQYDAEYEPENWKVAVNNKDFRKSLYHALDRVSAMLTIEPYNPQDLLSNTITPKNFVDVEGVDYTMLEPLKEITETDSFNKDLALEHKEAAMAALAGKATFPVKVLLPYNSGSPEWANRSQVVEQQLENLLGADYIDVELYAGPATGFLSEVRRPGKFSMLEANWGPDFADPSTYTDPFSEGGTYNKPEMAEGYNSEYNKLVEAAKAEVDPAVRYELFAKAEAFLIEEAFVIPYAVGGGGYTASKLNPFESQYSPFGVTSEKFKGQSILEKPMSNEEFKSAKEAWEKERAEALANTSN
- a CDS encoding dipeptide epimerase, giving the protein MKISKVEVGFVEAPLITPFKTALRTVHSIRNIAVLIYTDNGLIGIGEAAPTHVITGETLSSIRYAIEEVIAPSITGIEIDEIALLCQKIDACLYQNTSAKAAVEIALYDLWAKQYNAPLFKLLGGYKKNITTDITISVNETDEMVRDSIAAVKRGFSILKVKVGKNPVEDVERVMAIRKAVGPDITLRVDANQGWTAKEAVKIIGQLEDKGADIELVEQPVHYSDIKGMQYVTNNTYTNILADESVFSPKQAIEVIEKRAADLINIKLMKTGGISKAQQINHIAEANGIACMIGCMLETKISVSAAAHFAAASKNVTMVDLDGPSLCSEDPIEGGPIFEGENIQMIDAPGIGLFIEAYLAK
- a CDS encoding M55 family metallopeptidase, with translation MKVYISADIEGITGTTVWSETELNAPDYAQFQKQMTKEVLAAIEGAFAGGATEILLKDAHDSGRNILIENLPENVKIIRGWTQEPMCMVAGLDSSFDRAIFIGYHSEGGSEKNPLAHTLSLLADVKINGEYASEFLINTYAAALHDVPVAFVSGDQALTEHIARYNNQIVTFATKEGIGHATINVSPQTTLKQTKQLVEQAMKIERTKLQIELPKHFTVEIIYKDHIKAYRNSFYPGATFKPHNTVQFETNDYFEVLRLLQFLT